TAGCTCGCCGGGTTCATCGCCGCGTGGACGGTGCGCTGCATCTCGTCGCGGTCCGCGTCGGCGCCAGGCCCGCCGCTGGTGAGTGGCTCGTGCACCGGGATCGTCACGTCGCCGTCCTCGAAGGGGTTGAACAGGGTCGGGGCGGCGGCGTTTCCGCCGGCGGCAGGTGCCTGCTGCCCCTCCGGCTTCGGCTCGCCGTTGCCCTCGGCGGCGTTGCCCCCGTCCCCTTCGCCTTCCGCGGCGCCGTCGGGGTTATCCGCGGCCGCGGACCCCTCCGTGGAGTCGGACGCGGGCGACGCCGCCGTGGACAGACCGCCGGAGGCGGACTCCTCCTCCTCGGAGCCGCAGGCGGCCACGCCGAAAGCAAGCGCGGCGACCGATACCGCCGCAGCGACGGCGCGGGGAGAGCGGGCAGAAAGCAACACGGTAGATCTCCTTTGCAGGTCTTCGGGACTACACCCAGTGATGACTCAGGACAGTCAACAACCACAAACTGGCCGGCCCGTGATTCACCAATACTAATCAACTGAGCGCTTGCTGTGAAAAAGGGTGTGCAGGAGCGAGGGCGCGGGCTGCGTTAAGGTCGGACACCATGCAGCTTTCCCGGGGCGCGATCGGCGCCGCCGCCCTTTCCATTCTCGACGAGTACGGGCTTGCCGACGTCTCCATGCGCCGCGTCGCCTCCGCCCTCGGCGTCGCCCCGGGGGCTCTCTACTGGCACATCGAGAACAAGCAGGAGCTCATCTCCGACCTCGCCGCGCTCATCGTCGCGCCGCTTGTCGACGCCCCTCCTCCCCCACCCCACATCGCCTGCGCGCGCCTGCGCGAGGCGCTGCTGCGCCACCGCGACGGCGCGGAAGTGGTCATCACGGCCGTCTCCCAGCCGGGCTCCCCGGTGGCCGCGCAGCTGTCGGCGCTGATGCGCGATGCTGTCGACGGGGCGGCCGCGGGGGCGTCGTCAAGCGATGCCCGCGCCGCGGCCGAAGGCTTGGTCTACCTGACCTTGGGCGCGACCTACGTGCACCAGTCAGCCGCGCAGCTGGCGGAGGCGACCGGCGGGGCGGACCGGGCTGGCACCCCCGGGCCGGGGGCGGACGTCGAGCGCGCCGTCGAGCTGCTCCTGACGGGCATGAGGTCGGCTCCCGGGGGGATTTCCGATACGATAAACCCCCATGACTGACCTCAACGCCGCACCGGAAACGACGTACACCGTCTGGCCCGGATCTTCCTACCCCCTCGGGTCCACCTACGACGGCGCGGGGACCAACTTTGCTCTCTTCTCCTCCGTCGCGGAGAAGGTGGAGCTGTGCCTCATCGACGACGAGGGCGCGGAAACCCGCGTCCCCCTCGAAGAGGTAGACAACTTCGTCTGGCACGCCTACCTGCCCGGAGTTACCCCCGGGCAGCGCTACGGCTACCGCGTCCACGGCGCCTGGGACCCCCACAACGGGAAGCGCTGCGACCCCACCAAGCTCCTCGTCGACCCCTACGCCCGCGCCTTCGACGGCGAGTTCGACCAGCACCCTTCGCTGTTTTCCTACGACATCCACGCCGACGAACCCGGCGCGGGGCGCAACGAAGATGATTCCCTCGGCCACACGATGCTCTCCGTGGTCATCAACCCCTTCTTCGACTGGGGGGATGACCGCAACCCCAACATCCCCGACGAGGAAACGATCATCTACGAGTGCCACGTCAAGGGGATGACGCAGACCCACCCGGACATCCCGGAGGCGCTGCGGGGGACCTACGCGGGCATGGCGCACCCCGCGATGATCGACTACCTCACCGACCTCGGCGTCACCTCCGTCGAGCTGCTGCCCGTCCACCAGTTCCTCCAGGACGACCGG
This is a stretch of genomic DNA from Corynebacterium auris. It encodes these proteins:
- a CDS encoding TetR family transcriptional regulator; the encoded protein is MQLSRGAIGAAALSILDEYGLADVSMRRVASALGVAPGALYWHIENKQELISDLAALIVAPLVDAPPPPPHIACARLREALLRHRDGAEVVITAVSQPGSPVAAQLSALMRDAVDGAAAGASSSDARAAAEGLVYLTLGATYVHQSAAQLAEATGGADRAGTPGPGADVERAVELLLTGMRSAPGGISDTINPHD